The Myxococcus fulvus genome has a window encoding:
- a CDS encoding serine protease translates to MKRFQLAGLVAALSLSAPAALASAPVCEAAVSPASQRATKVGEDVHRRFESAHPYATPELRARSGPLHTDVITHPGAAYIAAHFERLELAEGDFVVVRAPDGSRSKRYDNRHPGARDGFWALHIPGDTAIIELHSADHAGRQGILNQHGYSIDRFARGYTNQEMGFTSELNKAVCGADDSRWAPCYAASDPAIYGRARPVARLLIGGSSACTGWLVGSQGHVMTNQHCIATASDAQNTDFEFMAEGASCATSCGSWFGCPGHVISGGTLVQADAPRDYALVRLAVNPTNSFGYLQLRGSGAVVNERIYVPQHPAGYGKKIAVASTDSSDASGFAEVYSLNEPSCQSGGPNDVGYFADTQGGSSGSPVIGHGDHLVVSLHHCANCPNRGVPIQAVISHLGANLPTCALPAAGCPSPSGDGTPPPEEPPPPANSFAYTASNTNDAQQNTSNKRIALTAGQTLTVATCGLTGAKTSGDTYLRLHNPSGTSVATNDDACGGRGSSITHTATVTGEYEVRAGCYAGGSCGGTVVWEISGGGNPPTPPTSGTFQYNGTNTNSAQQNTTNRDVVVPAGKTLLVATCGLPNTSFSGDTFLRLYGNGAQVAANDDACGGRGSSVSYTATTSGTVQVRAGCYTSGTCSGTVVWNVQ, encoded by the coding sequence ATGAAACGATTCCAGCTCGCGGGTCTCGTCGCCGCGCTGTCGCTCAGCGCGCCGGCGGCGCTGGCCTCGGCGCCCGTGTGCGAGGCGGCCGTGTCGCCCGCCTCCCAGCGCGCCACGAAGGTCGGCGAAGACGTGCACCGGCGTTTCGAGTCGGCCCATCCCTACGCCACCCCGGAGCTGCGCGCCCGAAGCGGTCCGCTCCACACCGACGTCATCACCCACCCGGGGGCCGCGTACATCGCCGCGCACTTCGAGCGACTGGAGCTCGCGGAGGGCGACTTCGTCGTGGTGCGCGCCCCGGACGGCTCCCGCTCCAAGCGCTACGACAACCGCCACCCGGGCGCGCGCGACGGCTTCTGGGCCCTGCACATCCCCGGCGACACGGCCATCATCGAGCTGCACAGCGCCGACCACGCCGGCCGCCAGGGCATCCTGAACCAGCACGGCTACAGCATCGACCGGTTCGCGCGCGGCTACACCAACCAGGAGATGGGCTTCACGTCCGAGCTGAACAAGGCCGTGTGTGGCGCGGACGACTCGCGCTGGGCGCCCTGTTACGCCGCCAGCGACCCCGCCATCTACGGCCGCGCTCGCCCCGTGGCGCGCCTGCTCATCGGTGGCTCCAGCGCGTGCACCGGCTGGCTCGTGGGCAGCCAGGGCCACGTCATGACGAACCAGCACTGCATCGCCACCGCGAGCGACGCGCAGAACACCGACTTCGAGTTCATGGCGGAGGGCGCCAGCTGCGCCACGAGCTGCGGCAGCTGGTTCGGCTGCCCCGGCCACGTCATCTCCGGCGGCACCCTGGTGCAGGCGGACGCGCCCCGTGACTACGCGCTGGTGCGGCTCGCGGTGAATCCGACCAACAGCTTCGGCTACCTCCAGCTTCGCGGCTCGGGCGCGGTGGTGAACGAGCGCATCTACGTCCCGCAGCACCCCGCCGGGTACGGGAAGAAGATCGCCGTCGCCTCCACGGACTCCTCCGACGCGTCCGGCTTCGCGGAGGTCTACAGCCTCAACGAGCCGTCCTGCCAGTCCGGCGGCCCCAACGACGTGGGCTACTTCGCGGACACGCAGGGCGGCTCCTCGGGCTCGCCCGTGATTGGCCACGGCGACCACCTGGTGGTGTCCCTGCACCACTGCGCCAACTGCCCCAACCGCGGCGTGCCCATCCAGGCCGTCATCAGCCACCTGGGCGCGAACCTGCCCACGTGCGCCCTGCCCGCCGCCGGCTGCCCCAGCCCCAGCGGCGACGGCACCCCGCCCCCGGAGGAGCCGCCTCCGCCGGCCAACTCCTTCGCGTACACGGCCTCCAACACCAACGACGCCCAGCAGAACACGTCCAACAAGCGCATCGCCCTCACCGCCGGCCAGACGCTCACCGTGGCCACCTGCGGCCTGACGGGCGCGAAGACGTCCGGGGACACCTACCTGCGCCTGCACAACCCGTCCGGCACCTCCGTGGCCACCAACGACGACGCCTGCGGCGGCCGGGGCTCCAGCATCACCCACACCGCCACCGTCACCGGGGAGTACGAGGTGCGCGCGGGCTGCTACGCCGGCGGGAGCTGCGGCGGCACCGTGGTGTGGGAGATCTCAGGCGGCGGCAACCCGCCCACGCCCCCCACCTCCGGCACCTTCCAGTACAACGGGACGAACACCAACAGCGCCCAGCAGAACACCACCAATCGGGACGTCGTCGTCCCCGCGGGCAAGACGCTCCTCGTCGCCACCTGCGGCCTGCCGAACACGTCCTTCAGCGGGGACACCTTCTTGCGCCTCTACGGCAACGGGGCGCAGGTCGCGGCGAACGATGACGCGTGCGGTGGCCGGGGCTCCAGCGTGAGCTACACGGCCACCACCAGCGGCACGGTCCAGGTTCGCGCGGGCTGCTACACCAGCGGGACGTGCAGCGGCACGGTGGTCTGGAACGTCCAGTAG
- a CDS encoding trypsin-like serine peptidase — protein MKRIQFSGLVAALLFGAPAAMASGPACEAPTASAAQSATKVGEDVHRRFESAHPYATATPRTRGGPVHTDVITHAGAAYIAPHFERLELADGDYVVVRSPDGSRSRRYDNRHPGARDGFWAIHVSGDTAIIELHTAVPSGPQGIANQHGYTIDRFARGYTNQEMGFLSEQGEALCGPDDTRWAPCYKSSEPTLYGRARPVARLLINGSSACTGWLVGSQGHIMTNEHCVGTAAEAQNTNFEFMAEGESCTTNCGSWFGCPGTVYDGATLVKADYALDYSLVKLPESPILHYGYLQLRDSGAVVNERIYIPQHPRAHGKKIAVMSTHASDESGYAEVYSLNERACHTGGPNDVGYYADTEGGSSGSPVMGHRDNLVVALHHCANCPNRGVPIQRVIQHLGTDLPTCARPATGCPDTNPPNNPPTPSSLFEYTATNTNSAQQNTATRRVTLGAGQSLTVGTCGLSGSAYDGDTFLRLFHGAAEVASNDDSCEGRGSRITYTATTAGEYEVRAGCYGNGSCGGTVVWEVSGGTPPSPPTSGTFSFNATNTDSAKRNTVTRDIPLTRGQMLIVATCGLPGASYDGDTFMRLFNGTAELAWNDDSCTGRGSSITYTATTTRTVQVRVGCYGNTTCSGKVSWKIQ, from the coding sequence ATGAAGCGAATCCAGTTTTCGGGTCTCGTGGCCGCGTTGCTGTTTGGCGCGCCGGCCGCGATGGCCTCTGGCCCCGCATGTGAAGCGCCCACCGCCTCCGCCGCGCAGAGCGCGACGAAGGTCGGTGAAGACGTCCATCGTCGTTTCGAGTCCGCGCACCCCTACGCCACCGCGACGCCCCGCACGCGCGGCGGTCCGGTCCACACCGACGTCATCACCCACGCCGGTGCCGCGTACATCGCCCCGCACTTCGAGCGCCTTGAGCTCGCCGACGGCGACTACGTGGTGGTGCGCTCGCCGGACGGTTCCCGCTCCCGGCGCTATGACAACCGCCACCCGGGCGCGCGCGATGGATTCTGGGCCATCCACGTCTCCGGTGACACGGCCATCATCGAGTTGCACACCGCCGTCCCGTCCGGCCCGCAGGGCATCGCGAACCAGCATGGCTACACCATCGACCGGTTCGCGCGCGGCTACACCAACCAGGAGATGGGCTTCCTGTCCGAACAAGGCGAGGCGCTGTGCGGTCCTGACGACACGCGTTGGGCCCCTTGCTACAAGAGCAGCGAGCCCACCCTCTACGGCCGTGCGCGCCCCGTGGCCCGCCTGCTCATCAATGGCTCCAGCGCGTGCACCGGATGGCTCGTGGGCAGCCAGGGCCACATCATGACGAACGAGCACTGCGTCGGCACCGCCGCCGAGGCCCAGAACACGAACTTCGAGTTCATGGCGGAGGGCGAGAGCTGCACGACGAACTGTGGGAGCTGGTTCGGCTGCCCTGGCACCGTCTACGACGGCGCCACCCTGGTGAAGGCGGACTACGCGCTCGACTATTCGCTGGTGAAGCTGCCGGAGAGCCCCATCCTCCACTACGGCTACCTGCAGCTGCGTGACTCGGGCGCGGTGGTGAACGAGCGCATCTACATCCCGCAGCACCCCAGGGCCCACGGCAAGAAGATCGCCGTCATGTCCACGCACGCCTCGGACGAGTCCGGCTACGCGGAGGTCTACAGCCTCAACGAGCGGGCGTGTCATACCGGAGGCCCCAACGACGTGGGCTATTACGCGGACACCGAGGGCGGCTCCTCGGGCTCGCCCGTGATGGGCCACCGTGACAACCTGGTGGTGGCGCTGCACCACTGCGCCAACTGCCCCAACCGCGGCGTGCCCATCCAGCGCGTCATCCAGCACCTGGGCACCGACCTGCCCACGTGCGCCAGGCCCGCCACGGGCTGCCCGGACACCAATCCCCCGAACAATCCGCCCACCCCCAGCAGCCTGTTCGAGTACACGGCGACCAACACCAACAGCGCCCAGCAGAACACCGCCACCCGGCGAGTCACGCTGGGCGCTGGCCAGTCACTCACCGTGGGCACCTGCGGCCTGTCGGGCTCGGCCTATGACGGTGACACCTTCCTGCGCCTCTTCCATGGCGCCGCCGAGGTGGCCAGCAACGACGACTCGTGCGAAGGACGGGGCTCGCGCATCACGTACACCGCCACCACGGCGGGCGAGTACGAAGTCCGCGCCGGCTGCTATGGCAACGGGAGCTGCGGCGGCACCGTCGTCTGGGAGGTCTCCGGCGGGACCCCGCCGTCTCCTCCCACGAGTGGCACGTTCAGCTTCAACGCGACGAACACCGACAGCGCCAAGCGCAACACCGTCACCCGCGACATCCCCCTCACCCGGGGACAGATGCTCATCGTGGCCACCTGCGGCCTGCCAGGCGCGTCCTACGACGGCGACACCTTCATGCGCCTCTTCAACGGCACCGCGGAGCTGGCCTGGAACGATGACTCCTGCACCGGCCGGGGCTCGAGCATCACGTACACCGCGACCACCACGCGCACGGTCCAGGTCCGCGTGGGCTGCTATGGCAACACCACCTGCAGCGGCAAGGTGAGCTGGAAGATCCAGTAG